From one Oncorhynchus gorbuscha isolate QuinsamMale2020 ecotype Even-year unplaced genomic scaffold, OgorEven_v1.0 Un_scaffold_2325, whole genome shotgun sequence genomic stretch:
- the LOC124025650 gene encoding uncharacterized protein LOC124025650 isoform X2 translates to MKTCSITHRDNQICDLEVEASESNFLKLIKTLLEDPVERERFFQNVFPEEFGSKYHSALQTLVWEFLSRLEKLLPIPTLQQTASWFLPDPSVLEECGQSVHHPQPLRTLLQYHTNLSPDPHVEANDDHILSPSPRESSTDQADPEIQSEPIQTCMTIQSPASCCSIRLCEEST, encoded by the exons ATGAAAACCTGTAGCATCACTCATAGGGACAACCAG ATTTGTGATCTTGAGGTGGAGGCATCAGAATCCAACTTCCTGAAGCTGATTAAAACGCTGCTGGAAGACCCAGTTGAGAGGGAACGCTTCTTTCAG AACGTTTTTCCAGAGGAATTTGGCTCAAAGTATCACTCCGCACTGCAGACTCTGGTGTGGGAGTTCCTCTCCAGACTGGAGAAGCTGCTTCCAATACCGACCCTTCAACAG ACTGCATCTTGGTTTCTACCTGACCCCTCTGTTCTGGAGGAGTGTGGGCAGTCTGTGCATCACCCTCAACCTTTGAGGACCCTTCTCCAGTACCACACCAACCTTTCTCCAGACCCACATGTTGAGGCCAATG ACGACCACATCCTGTCTCCATCTCCCCGAGAGTCATCCACTGACCAAGCTGACCCAGAGATCCAATCAGAACCCATACAGACATGTATGACCATTCAAAGCCCTGCATCATGTTGCT